A window of Peromyscus eremicus chromosome 7, PerEre_H2_v1, whole genome shotgun sequence contains these coding sequences:
- the Psma4 gene encoding proteasome subunit alpha type-4, protein MSRRYDSRTTIFSPEGRLYQVEYAMEAIGHAGTCLGILANDGVLLAAERRNIHKLLDEVFFSEKIYKLNEDMACSVAGITSDANVLTNELRLIAQRYLLQYQEPIPCEQLVTALCDIKQAYTQFGGKRPFGVSLLYIGWDKHYGFQLYQSDPSGNYGGWKATCIGNNSAAAVSMLKQDYKEGEMTLKSALALAIKVLNKTMDVSKLSAEKVEIATLTRENGKTVIRVLKQKEVEQLIKKHEEEEAKAEREKKEKEQKEKDK, encoded by the exons ATG TCTCGAAGATATGACTCCAGGACCACCATATTTTCTCCAGAAG GTCGTTTGTACCAAGTGGAGTATGCCATGGAAGCTATTGGACACGCGGGCACCTGCTTGGGAATTTTAGCCAATGATGGAGTTCTCCTTGCCGCAGAGAGGCGCAACATCCACAAGCTTCTTGACGaagtctttttttctgaaaaaatttATAAACTTAATGA ggaCATGGCTTGCAGTGTGGCAGGCATCACATCTGATGCTAACGTGCTGACTAATGAACTAAGGCTCATTGCTCAAAG GTATTTATTGCAGTACCAGGAGCCAATTCCATGTGAGCAGTTGGTTACAGCACTGTGCGATATCAAGCAGGCTTACACACAGTTTGGAG gAAAGCGTCCCTTTGGTGTTTCTTTGCTGTACATTGGCTGGGATAAGCACTACGGCTTTCAGCTCTATCAGAGTGACCCAAGTGGAAATTATGGGGGGTGGAAAGCCACGTGTATTGGAAACAACAGTGCT GCAGCTGTGTCGATGTTGAAACAAGACTACAAAGAAGGAGAAATGACTCTGAAGTCGGCACTTGCTCTCGCTATCAAGGTGCTAAATAAGACGATGGATGTCAGTAAATTGTCAGCTGAGAAAG tGGAAATCGCCACACTAACAAGAGAGAATGGGAAGACCGTGATCAGAGTCCTCAAGCAGAAGGAAGTGGAACAGTTGATCAAAAAACATGAGGAGGAAGAAGCTAAAGCTGAGcgggagaagaaggaaaaagaacagaaagaaaaggataaaTAG